CCTTTTTCGGGTGAGCCGGTGAAGCCGTTAGAGGGAAATGTCTGGTGCAGGAGAGGCCAGGACTGCTTGGTTCTTCCTACATGATTTCTTCCGGCCAGTCGCTCCGCAAAAGCCCGCATCTGGCCTTCGCATGGATGCTTACCCTTGCTTGCGGGCCGCTTTGTCCCGGCCAGGACGCTCCGCGTCTCCTGAAGAGTTCCGGTATCCCGATGCCGCGCAATTTGCCGGCAGTCGAGCAATTGGCTGCGCTAGATGGGGTGGTCTATTTTGCGGGCCTCGATGAGGGGCACGGGCAGGAGCTGTGGCAAAGCGACGGTCCCTTTGGCGGATTCCTCGGAATACCTCCGGCTGTGGTCCAGCGATGGTAGCAGCACAGGCACCAGATCCTTGGCTGCGGGTTTGACGGGGCGAAAGGGAAGCAACCCTGATGAATTGATGACAGCGGGAGACCGCGTCTACTATCAGACTTTCGACGACAACGAGCACGGTCGCCTGCTTTGGGCCACCGGCGGCGATAGTGCCAATACATCGGTGGTGCTGGACCTCGATGAAGAGGATGACGCGAACTACCGGGATCCCGGATTGCTTGGGGTCTCTGGTCAGACGGCCTTGCTTGCGAAGTGGGGGGATGGTGTCGCCGAAGGATTGTGGCGTCATAGGCAGACCGAATCCCAAGCTGTGCCCTTGGCTCCTGGCGACGCACCGGTTTTCCCGCAGGGGGAACTCGCGTTCTTCACGAGCTACGATCCGGCCACGGGTCGTGAGCCCTATGTCACGGATGGCACGATCGAGGGAACTCGGCTCTTGAGGGACCTGCGTCCGAAGACTGCCTATGATCCTGTATCCAGTCCTCCGGCGGAATTTTCATCATCGCCCCAATGGGTCGCGAGGGTAGGGAGCAAGACCTACTTCACTGCGGAGTCGCTTTTTTATGGTCGCGAGTTGTGGGTCACCGATGGCACTCCCCTGGGTACGGTCTTGGTGAAGGACATCAGTGGTAACAGCACGTCTTCCATCTTCGGCAAAGTCCACGTCTGGGGCGACAAGCTCCTCTTCTTCGCAGGCGCCAGGACATCCTACTATGAGGAAGCGGGACTCTGGATCAGTGATGGCACGTCACAAGGGACGAGGCGTCTGATGATCGCCGCGCCGGATCCATGGTATGACGCTGAAAGTAACGACGGCCCGATGTTCGCGGAGCTTGATGGCAGGATCTACTTCACCGCGAAAACGGAAGAGGATGGCCAAGAACTTTGGAGCACCGATGGCACGGTGGATGGCACTCAGCGGGTAAAGGACATTTTTCCCGGCTCCGCAGGATCGGAGCCGGAATGGCTCACCAGCACAGGCAGCGCGATCTACTTCACGGGGAATGATGGCCGTCATGGTCGCGAGTTGTGGCGCACGGACGGGACAGCGGACGGCACCGTGCTTGTGAAGGACTTTACCATGGATGCCGCGAGCAGCCTTCCCCAGGGCCTCGCCTACACCGGAGGAAGGTTGTTCTTCATGGCGACCACGCCGGATGCAGGTGCTGCGGCTTGGGTGATCGATCAGCCCTGAGCAAGATAGGGCCACAAAAAAGCCGGACCCCATGAGGAGATCCGGCTTTTCGAAATCGCTTGGATCCGATCAGGCGCGGCTGATGTAGCTGCCGTCTTCGGTCTTGATGATGAGCTTTTCGCCCGGGTTGATGAAGAGCGGCACTTGGACGACCAGGCCGGTTTCCATCGTGGCGGACTTGTAAGCGTTGTTCGCGGAGTCGCCCTTCACGCCTTCCGGGGATTCGGCCACGATCATTTCCATCGACGGCGGGAGCTCGATGTCGGCGACGAGGCCGTCGGCGAAGAGCAGGGTGTAGGTGTTGCTCTCGATGAGGTAGTCGCGGACGGTGTCGATGATGTCATCGTGCACTGCCACGTCATCGTAAGTCTCGTTGTGAAGGAAGTGGTAGCCGCTGGAATCCTTGTAGGAGTATTCGTGCGGGATGCGCTCGAGGAGAACGGACTCCATGGAGTCGTTCGAGGTGAGGCGCAGGTTGGCGACCTTTTTGGTGGCAACGCTGCGGATCGACATCACCACGTAGGACGCCATGCGCGGCGGCGTCTTGAGCTCGTGGGAAATCACGACGCAGACGTCGTTGTTGTGACGGACGGCGTGTCCCCTGCGGAGGTTGATGACGGGCGTGCTGGCCATGATTGTGGACGGGCGAAATAGGCGGTCGGCGGGCCCCGTGCAAGCCCGGAGTGCGAGGGGAAGGGGACCGCCGCGCGAAAATCCGTCAAATCGCCTGGCGGCAGAATTGTCACTCAGGCTAAGGAGTTTCCGCCGAAAAGTTGCATTTTGCGGGGAGGAAAGGATTTGCCAGGTGAATAGATCGGGCGATTGCTACGTCACTCTTTCACGATGAGCTCCTCGACCCAACTCCGTCTGCCAGTCCTTTCCGCTCTTTTAGCTGCCTCCGGAACCGCCTTGGCCTCACCCGGCGCGGAGGCTCCGGTCACCCTGATGATGACCGAGCAATATACCGTGCCGGGAACGATCCTTAAGGACGAGTTCGGGGTGCCGGTGCGGCCAACGACCCCGGCCTACGAAAACGAGTGGGCACGCTACGACTACCAAGGGCGCCTGATCCAGGAGAACTACGAGTACCGCTCCAATGTGGCTGCATGGCGGCTCTCGAATCGCGAATTCCTCGGCTTCCTCGTGAGCGAGGGCGTGATCTCGAACATCACCGGCTGGTCTTTGCGCGTGGTTTACAACGAGGAGTCGGAACTCCCGTTCTTTTACATCACCCGGCCCGGCGTGGCCCCGATCTACGTGGGCGATTACTTCCAACTGAGCCCCTATGCTCAGGCGAGCGCGGTGAATGCCCGCAGCCAGACCCGCTACAATACCGCGGGAAGCATCATCTCTTCCACGGGCTCCGATACTTCCACGACCAAGACGGAGCTCTTCGTGACTTTCTCCACCCAGGAAACCGAGGAAGGGGAAGGCTCGACGATGAACGTGCAGGGAATGTGGCGTCATACGCTCGCGTTGCGCCCGGTGGGCGGAGTCTACCGCTACATCAACGGACCCGGCGCGATCACCGGCATCTCCGGATCGATCAATGACTACATCTCCGATGGGCAAGGTGGTCTGGATTACTACGAGTCGATCCTCGAGGGCTCATGGAGTTTCCTCTCGGCTAGCCCGGTGAATAATCTCGCGGTGTCCTTTCCGGAAGCTGAGCCGCCGGCTGCGGCAGCCACCAGCGCGGTCTCGCCCGCCAAGCCGGCTCCCGCTCCCGTGACCGAGTAACGACGGGAGGCCGGGCCTTCTTGTTCCTCTTTTCATGAAATCACGAAGCCTTTTGCTTGGTTTCGCAGCGTGTCTTGCGATTGCGGCGGCAGCTCTATTGATCATGCGCCGGACAGATCCGGCGCATGAGAGTGCAGCGCCTTCCCTAGCAATGAAGGGTCCTGCCGTGAAGGGGGATCCCGTAAGCTCTCCGGCATCTCCACGGCGGGAGGAACAAGCAGCGGCAAAAGATGCGCCTGCTCCTTTGGATGATGCCCGGCGCGCCGCACTTCTTGCAGAGATCGAGCAATTCTCCGTCAGCTATGATGCGAAAGAGCTCCCCAAGATCGAACCTTATCTCCTGCATCCCGATGCCGAAGTGCGGAAGGCTGCGATGAATGGGATGATCGTCCTGGGGGATTCTGCTGCAGCACCCCTTTTGCGCAAAGCTGCGGAGAAAGCGCCGACGCCCCAGGAAGCCGTCGCGCTGACTGAAGCCGCCGACTATATGGAATTGCCGGCAGGAAGTTTCATCCCGAAGGACCGCACCAAGGAAGGCACCCGCGTCCCCATGGAGGGAAAGCCGGAGCGAAGAATGGAAAGGCCGGCTCGCTAGGGGTCGAGAACAGCAGGCAGCGTCCTTGCGGATTCCATCGGAGGTATCCAATTTGTATCTTTTCGCCATTTTGCTGTCCCAATCTTCCACCGGATACTGTTTCTTCGGCCCAAGGCGCGGGTAGGGATGGACAAGCTATCATTCAGGGCGTTGAAAGGGATTCATGGATACGAAGCCCTTGGCCCCCATCCTCCGGAACGCGGCGAGTTGCTCGCTCGCGCTTCTGATGGCCCTCGCGAATAGCAGCGTTGCCCTGGCCCAAGCCGAGGGACAGTCGAAGCATAGCTTCTCCATCGGCGAAAAGGAGCTCTTGCTCGATGGTAAGACCTTCCAGATCCGCTGCGGTGAACTTCATTTCGCCCGCGTGCCCAAAGAGTATTGGCGGCATCGCCTCCAGCTCTGCAAGGCGATGGGCCTGAACGCCGTGTGCGCTTATCTTTTCTGGAACCTCCACGAGTTCGAGAAGGGTAAATATCACTGGGAAGGCCAAGCCGATGCCGCGGAGTTCTGCAAGCTGGCACAGGAGGAAGGACTCTGGGTGATCCTGCGCCCGGGACCTTACGCTTGCGCGGAGTGGGACGGTGGCGGCTTGCCGTGGTGGCTACTGAAAAAGCCTGACATGGCTTTGCGTTCCCGTGATCCCGATTTCATGACGGCCAGCCGTGCATGGCTCGCCGAAGTCGGTCGTGTCCTGGGGCCGATGCAGGTGAGCAAGGGAGGCCCCATCCTGATGGCTCAGGTCGAGAATGAGTATGGTTTTTACGGCAAGGACGCCGAATACATGGGCATGATGCGGCAATCGATGATCGATGCCGGATTCGATATCCCGCTCTTCGCCTGCAACCCGACGGGCAATCTCCACAACGGCAAGCGCGACGACCTTTTCAATGTGGTCAACTTCGGTAGTGATCCGCAGACGGGCTTCAAGAAGCTGCGCGAGGTGCAGCCGACCGGTCCGCTGATGTGCGGGGAATTTTATCCGGGCTGGTTCGACACGTGGGGCGCTCCGCATCATCTCGGCAACACCGACCGCTATCTGGCGGATCTTGAATACATGCTTAAGGAAGGCGCGTCCTTCAGCATCTACATGGCACACGGAGGTACATCCTTCGGGATGTGGGCGGGGGCGGATCGTCCCTTCAAGCCGGACACCAGCAGCTACGATTATGATGCTCCCGTCAGCGAAGCAGGGTGGATCGGGGAGAAATTCGATCGCACCCGCAACCTCATGTCGCGCTACCTCCTGCCGGGCGAAACGATCCCGGACCCACCGGCTCCGATTCCAGCCCAGGAGATCGCGGGCTTCGCGCTCACGGAGACAGCTGCGGTTTTTCAAAATCTTCCTCAGCCGGTGAAGGACAGCGCCCCGCGCCACATGGAGGCTTATGATCAGGGGCACGGTTGCGCGGTGTATCGAGTGACGCTCCCGGCGGGCCCCGCGGCGACGTTGCACATCGAGCAGCTCCATGATTTCGGCTGGGTCTACCTCGACGGCAAGGAAGTCGGTATAATGGACCGTCGCTCTCGCCGCTTCCAAGTCCGCCTGCCCGAACGCAAGGCTCCGGCTCAGCTCGATATCCTCGTGGAGACGATGGGCCACGTGAATTTCGGTACCGAGATCCATGATCGCAAGGGTATCCACGGCAAGGTCACGCTACAGGAAGGCAGCAAGCAGACGGATATCACCGGTGAGTGGTCGGTGTATCCGCTGAAGCTGGATGAGGCCTTGTTAGCCTCGCTGAAGTGGAAGTCCGATGCAGCCGGAAGTCCGGGCCCGAAATTCTGGCGCGGAAGCTTCAACGCGGGCAAGAAGGCCGACACTTTCCTGGATCTCCGCAATTGGGGCAAAGGGGTGGTCTGGGTGAATGGCCACTGCCTTGCACGCTATTGGAATATCGGCCCCACACAAACGGCCTACTTGCCCGGAGCATGGCTGAAGGAAGGTGCGAACGAGGTGGTGATCCTCGATTTGTTAGGACCTGCCAAGCCCGTTCTCGCGGGGCTCGCCAAGCCTATTCTCGATGAACTTCATCCGGATCTTGATTTCGCCCGCAAGGGTACGAAGAAAGGCGAACTAGTGCTTAAGGGCCGCGATCCGGATCTCAGCGCCTCCTTCGCCGCAGGCGCAGAGGTGCAGGAGGTGAAATTCAAGAAGCCGCTCACGGGCTCGCAATTCGTCCTTGAGACCTTGAATGCCCACGACGGCAAGCCCTATGCCGCTATCGCCGAATTGGACCTGCTCGATCCCGCAGGTAACTCGATCTCCCATGCAAGCTGGACGATTGCCTATGTCGATAGTGAGGAGATGGTGGGCGAAGACGGTTCCGCTTCGAATGCGATCAACGGACAGACGGCGGATTTTTGGCATAGCGAGTGGAAATCCGCGCAGCCGAATTTCCCGCATACGCTCGTCATCGACCTCGGGAAGACGACGGAGATCGCCGGCATGCGCTACACGCCCCGCAGCGGGAACAATCCAGGACGCATCAAGGACTACCGGGTCTACGTCGGAGACAAGCTGGTGACGGAGACGAAGTAGGTCTCCAATTCGTCTTGTTTTCGGGATCGCGCGGCCTCTGATGTTCCATCATGAAATGGAGCTTTGGTGCCGCGGTGCTCATGCTTTCCTGCAGTTCCTGCATCACCCAGCGCGCGGCAGATCTGCTGACCGTGCCGCGCCGTGCGGCGGATGGAGAGCATTGGGAAAGGGAGACCAAGCTGAAGCCGCAGCGTTTCGAGGTGGTGGCTTCCGATGGCATCAAGCTCACCGGTTACCAGCTCGATCCTGCGCCGGGTACGAAGCGGCGCGGGACGGCGTATCTGCTGCATGGATTCGGGAATTCGAAGGAGCAGATGCTGCCGGTGGCGAAAGAGCTTTCCACTGCCGGGTTCCGTTGCGTCGCGTGGGATAGCCGCGGGCATGGCAAGAGCGAGGGGCGGCGCGCGACTTATGGCACCCGTGAAGTGGATGATGCCCTGCGGGTGATTCGCAGCAGCCGCGCGTTGAGCCATGGAAAACGCGAGCCGGAGGTGATCTGGGCTTACTCGATGGGCTCGGCGGTTGCCTTGCAAACGATGCCGCAGTTGCCGGAGGTCAAGGCGGCGGTGCTGCTTGCGCCGATGTCGGATCTTGGTGGCGTGCTCTACCATCAGGCACGACGCCACTACCGTGGTGCGCTTACCCCGCTGGTGCCGGTCGTGCGGGCCAGCGTGCGGAGTGATGCGGGGTTCGATCCGAAATCGATCCGGCCGATCGATTCAGTGAAGAAGACCCGCGCGAAGCTGCTGATGATCCATGGCGAGCGGGATGGCACGATTCCCTTGGAGCACTCGACGCGTCTGCTGGAAGCGTGCGCGCCAGGGCAGGGGAAGAGGATCGTGGTGAGCGATGCCGGCCATGGCGATGTGATGTGGGGCTTGCCGGAGGAGACCCGTGACGAGGCGATCCGTTTTTTGGAAAAGAACGCCGCCCGGTAAAAGAGGAAGGGGCGCATTTCGCGCCCCTTCTAATGATTGATGATCCGGCGAGGATGCTCAGGGCATGCCTTCGAGGGCCTTCACGATCTGGCGGCGGAGTTCCACCGGATCGAGTTGGGCGCTGTGGCGCCAGAGGATTTCTCCCTTGGGCGAGATAAGGACGGTGTGCGGCTGGGCGCCGGTCCACTCCTTGTCGATCGCCTCGGCGAGCTTGTCGGCGTTGTCGCCGGAGAAGATGTAGTTGTTCGACTTGCGGCCTTCCTTCTCCATGGAGGGCTTGGTCTTGTCGGAGAGGGCGGCGTGTTGCTTGGCCAGGAACTTCTGGGCCTTGGCCTGGTCTTCGACGGGATCGAGGCTGATGCTGATGAAGTCGAAGGAGCGGTTCTGGAAGCGGCGGTAGGCATCGACCAGATCCGGGAACTCGGCGATGCACGGACCGCAGGTGGTGGACCAGAAATTGATCAGACGCACGTTGCCGGAAGCATTCTCGCGCAGCTTCTTCGCGAGGTCGGCGTCGAGCTTCTCGAGGGTGACTTCCTTGGCTTCCCAGTTCTCCTGGTCCTTCTTCCGCCAGGATTCCTTCCACTTCCATTTGGTGGAGCAGCCGAAGGAACGGGTGACGGGCTCCTTCACCGGCTCACCGGCGAGGATCGAGTCGAGCGCGTTCTTGATGTAGCTCTTCTCGACCGGGCCGGACTTGCGGCCGGCATCGTCGAGGCGGCCGGTATAGGCCAGTTTGCGGTCTTGGCCGAAGATGAAGACGTGCGGGGTCGATTGCGCACCGCAGGCCGCGCTGAGGGTCTGGGTTTCGCCGTCGTAGAGGTAGGGCATCGTCCAGTTGTTGTCCTTGGCGAAGAGGGGCATCTCCTCGAAGGTGTCGCCATGGGCGCCGTAGCCCAGTTCGTCCGGGGTTAGGCCGAGGGGGCTGCTGCTATTGATCGAGACCACGGCCACGCCCTTGTCTTTGTAGGCCTGGTGGATCTCTTCCATGCGGCCGGCGGCAGCGATCGCGTCCGGACAGTGATTGCAGGTGAAAATCAGGCAGAGAACCTTCGCGTCCTTGAAAGAGGAGAGCGTGTAGGTCTTCCCATCGATCGCCGGCAGCGAGAAATCAGGGACTTGCGAGCCGATGGCCATCACGGGCGGGGTCGGAGGATCGGCGGCGAGGGCGGTTCCTGCCGTGGCGGCAAAGGCGA
This portion of the Luteolibacter luteus genome encodes:
- a CDS encoding ELWxxDGT repeat protein, which encodes MTAGDRVYYQTFDDNEHGRLLWATGGDSANTSVVLDLDEEDDANYRDPGLLGVSGQTALLAKWGDGVAEGLWRHRQTESQAVPLAPGDAPVFPQGELAFFTSYDPATGREPYVTDGTIEGTRLLRDLRPKTAYDPVSSPPAEFSSSPQWVARVGSKTYFTAESLFYGRELWVTDGTPLGTVLVKDISGNSTSSIFGKVHVWGDKLLFFAGARTSYYEEAGLWISDGTSQGTRRLMIAAPDPWYDAESNDGPMFAELDGRIYFTAKTEEDGQELWSTDGTVDGTQRVKDIFPGSAGSEPEWLTSTGSAIYFTGNDGRHGRELWRTDGTADGTVLVKDFTMDAASSLPQGLAYTGGRLFFMATTPDAGAAAWVIDQP
- a CDS encoding redoxin domain-containing protein, translating into MKSLLLTFAFAATAGTALAADPPTPPVMAIGSQVPDFSLPAIDGKTYTLSSFKDAKVLCLIFTCNHCPDAIAAAGRMEEIHQAYKDKGVAVVSINSSSPLGLTPDELGYGAHGDTFEEMPLFAKDNNWTMPYLYDGETQTLSAACGAQSTPHVFIFGQDRKLAYTGRLDDAGRKSGPVEKSYIKNALDSILAGEPVKEPVTRSFGCSTKWKWKESWRKKDQENWEAKEVTLEKLDADLAKKLRENASGNVRLINFWSTTCGPCIAEFPDLVDAYRRFQNRSFDFISISLDPVEDQAKAQKFLAKQHAALSDKTKPSMEKEGRKSNNYIFSGDNADKLAEAIDKEWTGAQPHTVLISPKGEILWRHSAQLDPVELRRQIVKALEGMP
- a CDS encoding elongation factor P, producing the protein MASTPVINLRRGHAVRHNNDVCVVISHELKTPPRMASYVVMSIRSVATKKVANLRLTSNDSMESVLLERIPHEYSYKDSSGYHFLHNETYDDVAVHDDIIDTVRDYLIESNTYTLLFADGLVADIELPPSMEMIVAESPEGVKGDSANNAYKSATMETGLVVQVPLFINPGEKLIIKTEDGSYISRA
- a CDS encoding beta-galactosidase produces the protein MDTKPLAPILRNAASCSLALLMALANSSVALAQAEGQSKHSFSIGEKELLLDGKTFQIRCGELHFARVPKEYWRHRLQLCKAMGLNAVCAYLFWNLHEFEKGKYHWEGQADAAEFCKLAQEEGLWVILRPGPYACAEWDGGGLPWWLLKKPDMALRSRDPDFMTASRAWLAEVGRVLGPMQVSKGGPILMAQVENEYGFYGKDAEYMGMMRQSMIDAGFDIPLFACNPTGNLHNGKRDDLFNVVNFGSDPQTGFKKLREVQPTGPLMCGEFYPGWFDTWGAPHHLGNTDRYLADLEYMLKEGASFSIYMAHGGTSFGMWAGADRPFKPDTSSYDYDAPVSEAGWIGEKFDRTRNLMSRYLLPGETIPDPPAPIPAQEIAGFALTETAAVFQNLPQPVKDSAPRHMEAYDQGHGCAVYRVTLPAGPAATLHIEQLHDFGWVYLDGKEVGIMDRRSRRFQVRLPERKAPAQLDILVETMGHVNFGTEIHDRKGIHGKVTLQEGSKQTDITGEWSVYPLKLDEALLASLKWKSDAAGSPGPKFWRGSFNAGKKADTFLDLRNWGKGVVWVNGHCLARYWNIGPTQTAYLPGAWLKEGANEVVILDLLGPAKPVLAGLAKPILDELHPDLDFARKGTKKGELVLKGRDPDLSASFAAGAEVQEVKFKKPLTGSQFVLETLNAHDGKPYAAIAELDLLDPAGNSISHASWTIAYVDSEEMVGEDGSASNAINGQTADFWHSEWKSAQPNFPHTLVIDLGKTTEIAGMRYTPRSGNNPGRIKDYRVYVGDKLVTETK
- a CDS encoding alpha/beta hydrolase, translating into MKWSFGAAVLMLSCSSCITQRAADLLTVPRRAADGEHWERETKLKPQRFEVVASDGIKLTGYQLDPAPGTKRRGTAYLLHGFGNSKEQMLPVAKELSTAGFRCVAWDSRGHGKSEGRRATYGTREVDDALRVIRSSRALSHGKREPEVIWAYSMGSAVALQTMPQLPEVKAAVLLAPMSDLGGVLYHQARRHYRGALTPLVPVVRASVRSDAGFDPKSIRPIDSVKKTRAKLLMIHGERDGTIPLEHSTRLLEACAPGQGKRIVVSDAGHGDVMWGLPEETRDEAIRFLEKNAAR